The DNA window GCAGCAGAACCCGCTTTTTCGGATCCGCGCTGAGGCGGTTGGCCAGCAGGCAGCCGGCGGTGCCGGCGCCCACGATGATGTAATCAAACGGTGCCTGTGGCATATCAGATCCCCCTGCCCGCGGCGTCAGCGTGATACAGGCATGGCGAACTCGGCACCTTTCGAGATGCTTTCGGGCCAGCGCTGCATGATGGATTTCTGTTTGGTGTAAAAGCGTACGCCCTCTTCGCCATAGGCATGCATGTCGCCGAAGAGGCTCTTTTTCCAGCCACCGAACCCGTGCCAGGCCATCGGCACCGGAATGGGCACGTTGATGCCGACCATGCCCACCTGGATCTTGCGGCCAAATTCGCGGGCAACGTTGCCATCACGTGTAAAGAGGCTCACACCGTTGCCGAACTCATGGGCGTTGATCAGATCGACGCCTTCGGCAAAATCCGCGACGCGCACGCAGGACAGAACCGGACCAAAGATCTCTTCGCGGTAGATGGTCATGTCGGGTGTGACGTTGTCGAAGAGCGACCCTCCCATCCAGAAGCCGTTCTCATGGCCTTCGACGGTGTGTCCGCGTCCGTCAACGACCAGATCGGCGCCTTCGGTGAGGCCTTTTTCGATATAACCTGTGATCCGCTGATGTGCGGCACCGGTCACAATCGGGCCCATCTCAGCGTCCATCTCAAGACCGTTTTTGATGTTAAGGCTGCGCGCACGCTCGGCCAGCATCGGTACGATTTTATCGCCCACGTCGCCTACCAGCGTGGCCACAGAGATCGCCATGCAGCGCTCCCCTGCGGAGCCGTAGGCGGCACCCACAAGCGCATCGACAGCTTTTTCCAGATCCGCGTCGGGCATCACCAGCATGTGGTTTTTCGCCCCGCCCAGCGCCTGAACACGTTTGCCGTGACGTGCACCGGTCTCATAGATGTAGTTGGCAATCGGGGTCGAGCCCACGAAAGACACCGCCTGCACATCCGGGTGCTCAAGAAGTGCATCGACAGCAACCTTGTCACCCTGCACCACGTTGAAGACACCATCAGGGAAGCCTGCTTCTTTCATCAGGTCCGCATAGATCAGCGAGGGTGTCGGATCGGTCGGCGAAGGTTTCAGCACAAAGGTATTGCCGGCAGCGATGGCAACCGGGAACATCCACATCGGCACCATGACCGGGAAGTTGAACGGTGTGACGCCAGCGCAGACACCGAGCGGCTGGCGCAGTGTCCAGTTATCGATACCGGTGGAGACCTGATCGGTGAAATCACCTTTCAGCAGCTGCGGGATACCGCAGGCGAACTCGACGATGTCGATGCCGCGCTCAACTTCGCCGCGTGCATCGGTGAACACCTTGCCGTGCTCTGCAGTGATGGCGCGCGCCAGGTCGTCTTTGTGCTCGTTCAGCAGGTTGAGAAACCGGTTCATGATGCGGGCGCGGCGAATGGGCGGAGTGTCAGCCCATGCCGGGAATGCGGCCTTTGCAGCGGCGACGGCCTGGCCGACTTCATCTGCTGTGGCCAGCGCCACTTTGCCCGTGACAGCACCGGTGGCGGGGTTGAACACCTCCTGTTCGCGGTCGCGATTTCCGGACGTTCCGGTGCCGCCGATATAGTGGCCGATCTCGCTGATTGTCATCACGTTCTCCATAGCTGAATCTGGGCCTTACCTAAGGGTAACGACCCGGACAAATCCAATGACTAATGATGCGATGTGATATAAACTCAGCTTATATGACCCGGACCGCCGAGCTCAGAACCCTTCAGGCTTTCCTCACCGTGGCGCAGGAGGGCAGTATCTCGCGCGCAGCCGAGGTTCTGCATCTGACACAGCCGGCGATCAGCCTTCAGCTCAAACGTCTGTCGGAGGATACCGGCCTGAAGCTGTTCAGCCGGACCTCACGCGGCATGGAGCTGACGCGCGACGGCGCGTCGCTTCTGGTGAAAGCGGAAAAGGTCTTTGCCGCCCTCACGGATTTTTCGCAAACGGCGCGCCGGATGAACGGCGCGGTGCGCGGTCGCCTGCGCATCGGGACCATTGTGGACCCGGACTTCATCCGCCTGGGTGGCTTTCTCGGCGGGCTGATGGAGGCTTTTCCCGACCTGCGCACAGAACTGGTGCACGGTATGAGCGGCGAAGTGATCAGCCGGCTTTTGCGCAATCAGATTGATGTAGGATATTTTCTTGGCTCGCTTGATGATCCGGCGCTGCCGGATGAAACCGAGTTACGCGAAAACCGTCGCGCTTTCCGGCAGGTTGATCTGACCCGGATCAGATACCGGGTGATTGCGCCTGCCGGCTGGGACCGGATGGTCATGGGGAAAGACTGGAAAGAACTCGCCCGGCTGCCCTGGATCGGCACGCCGCCCAAATCTGTGCATTCGCGGCTGCTTGAAAAGGTTTTCGCCGGAGCCGGGCATCTTCAGAACCAGGTCGCGCTGGTGGATCAGGAGCCGGGCATGCTGGCGCTGGTGCAGTGCGGTGTCGGGCTCAGCCTCTGCCAGGAATCGATCGCGCTCGATCAGAAACAGTCGCGCGGGCTGGTGGTGGCAGATGCTGTCAAAATCGACACAAACCTGAGCTTTGTGGCCCTGAAAGAGCGTGCCGAAGATCCCAATATCAGTGCAGCCCTTGAAGTGATGGAGGGCGTGTGGCGCGCATGAACCAGCGGTGTTGCGCAGCACTGTAACTGCAGATCAGGCCTCACCCCGGAAACGGCAGGCCGGTATGATCCGGGCAACGGGTGTATTGCCGGGGCTCAGCTGTTGCCCCCCTGAGCCCCGTTGTTAAAAGCATTGTCAGGTCTTCCGACGCTGGTCACCGTGACAAGGACGTCCCATTCTTTGCTGAAGCCTTCGGGTTTTGCTGAAAA is part of the Roseobacter ponti genome and encodes:
- a CDS encoding CoA-acylating methylmalonate-semialdehyde dehydrogenase, with protein sequence MTISEIGHYIGGTGTSGNRDREQEVFNPATGAVTGKVALATADEVGQAVAAAKAAFPAWADTPPIRRARIMNRFLNLLNEHKDDLARAITAEHGKVFTDARGEVERGIDIVEFACGIPQLLKGDFTDQVSTGIDNWTLRQPLGVCAGVTPFNFPVMVPMWMFPVAIAAGNTFVLKPSPTDPTPSLIYADLMKEAGFPDGVFNVVQGDKVAVDALLEHPDVQAVSFVGSTPIANYIYETGARHGKRVQALGGAKNHMLVMPDADLEKAVDALVGAAYGSAGERCMAISVATLVGDVGDKIVPMLAERARSLNIKNGLEMDAEMGPIVTGAAHQRITGYIEKGLTEGADLVVDGRGHTVEGHENGFWMGGSLFDNVTPDMTIYREEIFGPVLSCVRVADFAEGVDLINAHEFGNGVSLFTRDGNVAREFGRKIQVGMVGINVPIPVPMAWHGFGGWKKSLFGDMHAYGEEGVRFYTKQKSIMQRWPESISKGAEFAMPVSR
- a CDS encoding LysR family transcriptional regulator; translated protein: MTRTAELRTLQAFLTVAQEGSISRAAEVLHLTQPAISLQLKRLSEDTGLKLFSRTSRGMELTRDGASLLVKAEKVFAALTDFSQTARRMNGAVRGRLRIGTIVDPDFIRLGGFLGGLMEAFPDLRTELVHGMSGEVISRLLRNQIDVGYFLGSLDDPALPDETELRENRRAFRQVDLTRIRYRVIAPAGWDRMVMGKDWKELARLPWIGTPPKSVHSRLLEKVFAGAGHLQNQVALVDQEPGMLALVQCGVGLSLCQESIALDQKQSRGLVVADAVKIDTNLSFVALKERAEDPNISAALEVMEGVWRA